GCGCCTGGCGCCAGCGTCTGCGCCTGCTCAGCGCCCTGCCGCTACTGGAACAGGGCTAGCCAGTAACCGACGTCGCGCTGGCTTGCGGCTATGACTCCACCTCGGCGTTCATCGCCGCATTCGGCCAACAGTTCGGCACCACGCCGGGCGCGCTGGCGCGCACACGGGACCGATAAGCAGCGCAGCGAAAACAGTTGGCGTATTCACGACCCATACAGTTTCATCCATTCTGGAACTGCACCGGCACAATCGAGAATTCCTGTGGCTGTTGCACTTGTCTGACGCGCGCGATCCTGTTCTCCCATAACCCGCACCCGGACACACCGGGAAGGAGCCGCAGCATGGACCGCACGCTGTCTCGTCCGTACGGCGCCACCGGCGCCCGCCGCAACTGGCTACAGTTGCTGCAAGTGTTGCAGCGCTGGCAACGCAACTACCGTACCCGTCAGCAGCTGGCGCAGCTCGACGACCGCC
This DNA window, taken from Pseudomonas sp. FeN3W, encodes the following:
- a CDS encoding DUF1127 domain-containing protein, with translation MDRTLSRPYGATGARRNWLQLLQVLQRWQRNYRTRQQLAQLDDRQLADVGISHSERASELDKPFWR